ACGTGGCACAGGCGGCGATAGGTGTGGGCACCGAACGGACGCTGGCTTATCTTGCCCTCCGGCGTGCGCTGGAACAGCGCGCCCCACTGCTCCAGCTCGTACACCCGGTCGGGCGACTCCTTGGCGTGAAGCTCGGCCATGCGCCAGTTGTTGATGAACTTCCCGCTCTTCATGGTGTCCATGAAGTGGGTCTTCCAGGAGTCCTCGGGGTCCACGTTACCGACGGCGGCGGCCATGCCGCCCTCCGCCATTACGGTGTGGGCCTTGCCCAGGAGGCTCTTGCTCACGACGCCGACCGAGAGTCCGGCCTCCGAGGCCTCGACCGCGGCCCGCAGCCCGGCTCCACCGGCCCCGATGACGAGTACGTCGTGCTCCTGGACCTCGTACTTCTCGGATGAGCCGTTGCGCTGGGCGCTGGCTCCGTTGCTTCCGTTATGTCCGTTCGTGTCCATGAAGATCTACCTCTCCGCTCTGCGGTTCCTTGAGTACCCTACAGTAGCTACAGTATCTGGAAGTCGGTTATTATCCCGGCCTGTATCAATCTTATGTATATGTCGGCTATTAACAGTGAAAACAAGCTGTACCAGGCCCAGTTGGCGTGGGTCTTGTTGATCTTGCTCACGCCGTTGTAGGTCTTGCGCCTGAGCCTCTTTATGGCCCCACCGCCGTTGCTCGACGGCCGGCCGTTCACGCATGAGTTACAGTCCTTGTTACCCCCCACCAGATGCCGGAAAGAGTGACAGGAGAAGGTGTAGGCGCTCACCAGCACGATGTTCACGAGCAGTATGATCGTGCCGACCGTTATCCCGAACGCCCCGCCCGGGAAGAACGCCAGCGCCGCCTCATACCACAGGAAGGCGACCACGATGATCGAGGCGTATAGGAAGTAGCGGTGGATGTTGTTCAGCACGAACAGCGCCGTCTCGCCGTTATACTGCTTGCGCGGCTCGTGCTGCTGAGCCGTCTCCGAGCAGTTCGGCGGGTCCCAGAAGAAGGAGCGGTAGTACGCCTTGCGATAGTAGTAACAGGTCGCCCGGAACCCGAGCGGTATCCAGAGCACCAGCATCGGCGCGGTAACGAAGCCCGGCATCCAACCCGGCAGCCCGACCTGCGGTGAGTAGAACGGCGAGAGTAACGCCTGCCCTCCTTCACCGTTGGGGAAGAAGAAGACTATGATCATGGAATATAGACCAAACAAGATGAGCGCCGTAGAGACAGTGATCGGCCCCGCCCACCAGGGCAGCTTCTTCGTAGCAGCGGATATGCTCGCCAAACCTTACTCCCTCTCTAAGACCTCATCGACGAAAAACCCGGGTTTCCTCGACCCTATCTGATCGGGAGTATAGGGGATTCGGGGGTACCATTTTGTGAACCGATTCTTTCGTGCCCGCACCTCCCGGGATGCGCATGGACATGGTTCCGGGGCCGTCCCATAAGCCGGATTCTGCTCTATCCCGTCATCCATCTCCCGGAGGGCTATCCTCCGGGGCTCCCCCTGCGGGGAGCCGCACCTACCAGCCCCGGGCCTCTCGGCTCCGGGACAATTTGGCTTGCTCGCACCGGTAGTTTACCTGGCCGGTCCCTGTGACGAGCCTGGGCTCGCCTCGGGATACCGCCGGTGGGCTCTTACCCCACCCTTTCAGCCATCACCTGTGCCGGAAGCGGAGGCTTTGCCTCCGACCGGCCATCGGCTGGTCTACTCTCTGCTGCACTTGACGTGACGGCGGGCTTACGCCGCCCTTACGGGCTTCCGCCGTCCCCCGGGTTGTTAACCCGGGCGGCCTCTGTACCGCTCTCTACGAGTCCGGACTTTGCTCTACGCC
This genomic window from Rubrobacter aplysinae contains:
- a CDS encoding succinate dehydrogenase, which encodes MFGLYSMIIVFFFPNGEGGQALLSPFYSPQVGLPGWMPGFVTAPMLVLWIPLGFRATCYYYRKAYYRSFFWDPPNCSETAQQHEPRKQYNGETALFVLNNIHRYFLYASIIVVAFLWYEAALAFFPGGAFGITVGTIILLVNIVLVSAYTFSCHSFRHLVGGNKDCNSCVNGRPSSNGGGAIKRLRRKTYNGVSKINKTHANWAWYSLFSLLIADIYIRLIQAGIITDFQIL